A stretch of the Chelonia mydas isolate rCheMyd1 chromosome 5, rCheMyd1.pri.v2, whole genome shotgun sequence genome encodes the following:
- the CKS2 gene encoding cyclin-dependent kinases regulatory subunit 2, giving the protein MAHKQIYYSDKYFDEHYEYRHVMLPRELSKQVPKTHLMSEEEWRRLGVQQSLGWVHYMIHEPEPHILLFRRPLPKDQQK; this is encoded by the exons ATGGCCCACAAGCAGATCTACTACTCCGACAAATACTTTGACGAGCACTACGAGTATCG ACATGTGATGTTACCCAGAGAGCTTTCAAAGCAAGTACCAAAAACCCATCTAATGTCTGAAGAGGAATGGAGAAGACTTGGTGTCCAGCAAAGTCTTGGCTGGGTCCATTACATGATCCATGAGCCAG AACCACACATCCTTCTCTTTAGAAGACCTCTTCCgaaagaccaacaaaaatga